From Aliarcobacter butzleri, the proteins below share one genomic window:
- a CDS encoding Fe(3+) ABC transporter substrate-binding protein, with translation MIKKLTLSTILLASSLFGANEVNVYSQRHYDSDKIIYKKFEQETGIKVNVITAQAEELVAKLAIEGANTPADVLITADIGNLYQAKKRHLLQPIESKILTENVPEKLRDPDNNWFALTQRARVFVYNPKKVNPDDLSDYLSLADPKFKNKIVTRSSTSGYNKSLLASIIANYGEEKALAFAKGLVENMPHNPKGADKDQIIAVGAGDADIAIVNTYYLGVMLISKDKKDQEIAKSLKIFFPAQKTTGTHMNITGAGVTNFATNKQNAIKFIEYLSSVEAQEVFAEANQEFPVNPNAKASEIVQSWGTFKQDPISLNEVGKYTKKAVEIATEADWK, from the coding sequence ATGATAAAAAAATTAACACTAAGCACTATTTTACTTGCTTCTTCTCTATTTGGAGCAAATGAAGTTAACGTTTATTCTCAAAGACATTATGATTCAGACAAGATAATATATAAAAAATTTGAACAAGAAACAGGAATAAAAGTAAATGTAATAACAGCTCAAGCAGAAGAACTTGTAGCAAAACTGGCAATTGAAGGAGCAAACACTCCTGCTGATGTACTTATAACTGCAGATATTGGAAACTTATATCAAGCAAAAAAAAGACATCTTCTTCAACCAATTGAATCGAAAATATTAACAGAAAATGTACCTGAAAAATTAAGAGATCCAGATAATAATTGGTTTGCACTCACTCAAAGAGCAAGAGTTTTTGTATACAATCCTAAAAAAGTAAATCCAGATGATTTAAGTGATTATTTAAGTCTTGCTGACCCAAAATTTAAAAATAAAATTGTTACACGTTCATCAACAAGCGGTTATAATAAATCTTTATTAGCTTCAATAATTGCAAACTATGGAGAAGAAAAAGCTTTAGCTTTTGCAAAAGGATTAGTTGAAAACATGCCACATAATCCAAAAGGTGCAGACAAAGATCAAATTATAGCTGTTGGAGCTGGAGACGCTGATATTGCTATTGTAAACACTTATTATTTAGGTGTTATGTTAATAAGTAAAGATAAAAAAGATCAAGAAATTGCAAAAAGTTTAAAAATCTTTTTCCCTGCACAAAAAACAACTGGAACTCATATGAATATTACAGGTGCTGGTGTTACAAACTTTGCAACAAATAAACAAAATGCTATTAAATTTATAGAATATCTAAGTTCAGTTGAAGCACAAGAAGTTTTTGCTGAAGCAAACCAAGAATTTCCTGTAAATCCAAATGCAAAGGCTTCTGAAATTGTTCAATCTTGGGGAACATTTAAGCAAGATCCAATTTCACTAAATGAAGTTGGTAAATATACTAAAAAAGCAGTAGAAATAGCAACGGAAGCAGATTGGAAATAA
- a CDS encoding ABC transporter ATP-binding protein, producing MNEIVQIKNLRKVFCKGNICVANKINLSIKEGEIFTILGRSGSGKTTLLRMISGLETPDNGEIIIDNKVVFSEDTNVEPKNRKIAIVFQNYALLPHLTIASNITFGSDASKEDLEEILKKTKLKGQENKFPHELSGGQQQRVALARALINKAKILLLDEPLSNIDTELRTHLRAELKEMIKAFNITAIFITHDKEDAFYLSDRIAIIYGGDILQVGTSKEIYNNPIDLYCANFLGKITKIDENSYIRPESIKISPDGKIKGLIKDIIFYGSFYEITVLADEKHFILHSFDDTLEIGQKVNLSFENKILKF from the coding sequence ATGAATGAAATAGTTCAAATAAAAAATTTAAGAAAAGTATTCTGTAAAGGAAATATTTGTGTTGCAAATAAAATAAACCTATCTATAAAAGAAGGTGAGATTTTTACAATTTTAGGAAGAAGTGGAAGCGGTAAAACTACTCTTTTACGAATGATATCTGGACTTGAAACTCCTGATAATGGAGAGATAATCATTGATAATAAAGTAGTTTTTTCTGAAGATACAAATGTTGAACCAAAAAATAGAAAAATCGCTATTGTTTTTCAAAACTATGCTCTTTTACCTCACTTAACAATTGCTTCAAATATAACTTTTGGAAGTGATGCTTCAAAAGAAGATTTAGAAGAAATTTTAAAAAAAACAAAACTAAAAGGGCAAGAAAATAAATTTCCTCATGAATTAAGTGGTGGACAACAACAACGAGTTGCCCTAGCAAGAGCTTTAATCAATAAAGCAAAAATTTTACTTTTAGATGAGCCTTTAAGTAATATTGATACAGAATTAAGAACTCACTTAAGAGCTGAATTAAAAGAGATGATAAAAGCTTTTAATATTACAGCTATATTTATAACTCATGATAAAGAAGATGCATTTTATCTATCAGATAGAATTGCTATAATTTATGGAGGAGATATACTACAAGTTGGTACTTCAAAAGAGATTTATAATAATCCTATAGATTTATACTGTGCAAATTTCTTGGGTAAAATTACAAAAATTGATGAAAATTCTTATATAAGGCCTGAAAGTATAAAAATTTCTCCAGATGGAAAAATAAAAGGTCTAATAAAAGATATCATTTTTTATGGAAGTTTTTATGAAATAACTGTTTTAGCAGATGAAAAACATTTTATATTGCATAGCTTTGATGATACTTTAGAGATTGGACAAAAAGTAAACTTAAGTTTTGAAAATAAAATTTTGAAATTTTAA
- a CDS encoding PepSY-associated TM helix domain-containing protein, which yields MKESKLKLFKQRLFALHIAAGITFSIIMYLAIFFGIFAIFLPYIQNWEKPSRYIEKSDITKIDYNYMVEEVLKNPDFPRDNILINLPGRLGDTAVSVQNRFVKPIVFNPNTNEKIEDESKEITYLAAFLNELHYGQPLKLIGRLAFGFTAVGTLALVVTGLILIYLFKFKYQAKNRQALFSTIHVKIFTWAFVPFLLITISGAVMNVGLISAPPMAKMLTHGEAKAIDELVGSTLFPQNKPIKKENIEVSMLPLNQLLIKAQEINPQLTFKQIKLINWNDKTARVEFIGYNPYKPFLNGGIFNIPYVALDAHTGELLENKKVLDNIIPVFVAEGLFFLHFLFGIDIFSRVIVALIMALCGVAIGFGVMLWLEKKAKKFEGKITFYHWMGKLSLATMVGVVPATAILFILQWTLPFTLEDRVLWQQGLFYNVWLFTLFWSFYRINSYQASKEFLFIGGVLFIVAVFMHLTSFNFQTLLNSYFGVDITLVLFGLLLIYISKKLPKNRKDFTLTKIFNKGKTDEKTI from the coding sequence ATGAAAGAATCAAAATTAAAACTATTTAAACAAAGACTTTTTGCTCTACATATAGCAGCTGGTATTACTTTTTCTATTATTATGTATTTAGCAATATTTTTTGGTATATTTGCTATATTTTTACCATATATTCAAAACTGGGAAAAACCATCTCGTTATATAGAAAAAAGTGATATAACAAAAATTGATTATAACTATATGGTGGAAGAAGTTTTAAAAAATCCAGACTTTCCAAGAGATAATATTCTTATAAATCTTCCAGGAAGACTTGGAGATACAGCAGTTAGTGTACAAAATCGATTTGTAAAACCAATAGTATTTAATCCTAATACAAATGAAAAAATAGAAGATGAATCTAAAGAAATTACATATTTAGCAGCTTTTTTAAATGAACTTCATTATGGACAACCACTAAAATTAATTGGTAGATTGGCTTTTGGATTTACAGCTGTTGGAACTTTGGCTTTAGTAGTAACTGGACTTATTTTAATATATTTATTTAAATTTAAATATCAAGCAAAAAATAGACAAGCCCTATTCTCTACAATTCATGTAAAAATTTTTACTTGGGCTTTTGTACCATTTTTACTTATTACAATTAGTGGTGCAGTTATGAATGTAGGACTTATTTCTGCTCCACCAATGGCAAAAATGTTAACCCATGGTGAAGCAAAGGCAATAGATGAACTTGTAGGAAGTACACTTTTCCCACAAAATAAACCTATAAAAAAAGAGAATATTGAAGTTTCAATGTTACCTTTGAATCAACTTTTGATAAAAGCACAAGAGATAAATCCACAACTAACATTTAAACAAATAAAACTTATAAACTGGAATGATAAAACAGCACGAGTTGAGTTTATAGGATATAACCCTTATAAACCATTTTTAAATGGTGGAATATTTAATATTCCTTATGTAGCCTTAGATGCACACACAGGTGAACTACTTGAAAATAAAAAAGTTCTTGATAATATAATTCCTGTATTTGTAGCTGAAGGACTATTTTTCTTACATTTTTTATTTGGTATTGATATCTTTTCAAGAGTAATTGTTGCACTTATAATGGCGCTTTGTGGAGTTGCTATTGGATTTGGAGTAATGTTATGGCTTGAAAAAAAAGCAAAAAAGTTTGAAGGAAAAATCACTTTTTATCATTGGATGGGGAAATTATCTTTAGCGACAATGGTCGGAGTTGTTCCTGCAACTGCAATTTTATTCATATTACAATGGACTTTACCATTTACTTTAGAAGATAGAGTTTTATGGCAACAAGGACTTTTTTATAATGTTTGGCTTTTCACTCTATTTTGGTCATTTTATAGAATAAATTCGTATCAAGCAAGTAAAGAGTTTTTATTTATTGGTGGAGTTTTATTTATTGTAGCTGTTTTCATGCACTTAACAAGTTTCAATTTTCAAACACTTTTAAATAGCTATTTTGGAGTTGATATAACTTTAGTTTTATTTGGATTATTATTGATTTATATTTCAAAAAAACTACCAAAAAATAGAAAAGATTTTACATTAACTAAAATATTTAACAAAGGAAAAACAGATGAAAAAACTATTTAA
- a CDS encoding ester cyclase, translating into MKKLTNKELVKLYYDELWNKHKKEYIDIVFDDNITFHGSLDITVKGKKEFEKYMDSMITAIPNLFHSIITMVCEEDNIAVRALYNGRHTGKLLDYEPTNNKITYNGASFFKFKDGKIIDIWVLGDLKTLIQQLS; encoded by the coding sequence ATGAAGAAATTGACTAATAAAGAGTTAGTAAAACTGTATTATGATGAATTATGGAATAAACATAAAAAAGAGTATATTGACATCGTATTTGATGATAATATCACCTTTCACGGTTCATTAGATATAACTGTAAAAGGGAAAAAAGAGTTTGAAAAATATATGGATAGTATGATAACTGCTATTCCAAATCTTTTTCATAGTATTATAACAATGGTTTGTGAAGAAGATAATATCGCTGTAAGAGCTTTATATAACGGAAGACATACTGGAAAATTACTTGATTATGAACCAACTAACAATAAAATCACTTATAATGGTGCTTCATTTTTTAAATTTAAAGATGGAAAAATTATAGATATTTGGGTACTTGGTGATTTAAAAACACTTATTCAACAACTTTCATAA
- a CDS encoding ABC transporter permease, with protein sequence MEISKYKNYVAPFFGLFIASPILALLIYFILTNEFDFDFLFGKLMSQYLTNTTILVIGTFFLVLIIGTTTSYLSAKFEYFGSKFFSICFILPLAYPTYILGYAYVGFFEYRGILSEIVGSTSARLDILNMYGAIFIFGIGMFPYVYILARVSFASISSTVTELISLYKINPIKAFFTVYLPLAYPAIFAGSLLAILETLSDYGTVLYFGIDTFSIGIFKSWFGYGDFIQSINVAIVLLIFVFAILWTESLIRKKYRFASSTFSEKKSNKIKLKGKYNFIAFFISFIIATTTLFIPTAVLIYWFILDIHTLDFTTFHYLSNTLTLNLISSICIILLSFFVVYMLRFYPSKIGVFTHKLSILGYSIPGAIVGIGLLVISNFVDKTLNHVVLGGTFILLVFAYTTRYFASSIGSVENGFSKIDSSIDDTSKIFGKSEFSNILKVYLPLMKPYLLSGFLILYIDIAKELPATLILRPFNFDTLAIRISELASNEMLYKTGFPSLVLVLTTAVAVLLLNSKFVRRKK encoded by the coding sequence TTGGAAATAAGTAAATATAAAAACTATGTAGCTCCATTTTTTGGGCTATTCATTGCTTCACCTATACTAGCACTTCTAATATATTTTATACTAACAAATGAGTTTGACTTTGATTTTCTATTTGGAAAATTAATGAGTCAATACTTAACTAATACTACAATTTTAGTTATAGGAACTTTCTTTTTAGTTTTAATCATCGGAACAACAACTTCTTATTTAAGTGCTAAGTTTGAATACTTTGGTAGTAAATTTTTCTCTATTTGTTTTATTTTACCTCTTGCTTATCCAACATATATTTTAGGATATGCTTATGTAGGTTTTTTTGAATATAGAGGGATTTTATCTGAAATCGTGGGAAGTACAAGTGCAAGACTTGATATTTTAAATATGTATGGAGCAATATTCATTTTTGGAATTGGAATGTTTCCTTATGTTTATATTTTAGCAAGAGTATCATTTGCTTCAATATCTTCAACAGTTACAGAATTAATCTCTTTATACAAAATAAATCCAATAAAAGCTTTTTTTACTGTATATCTTCCACTTGCTTATCCAGCTATTTTTGCAGGAAGTCTTCTAGCAATTCTTGAAACTTTAAGTGATTATGGAACAGTTTTATATTTTGGTATAGACACTTTTAGTATAGGAATATTTAAAAGTTGGTTCGGATATGGAGATTTTATCCAATCTATAAATGTAGCAATAGTACTATTGATTTTTGTATTTGCTATTTTATGGACTGAAAGTTTGATTAGAAAAAAATATAGATTTGCTAGTTCAACTTTTAGTGAAAAAAAATCTAATAAAATAAAGTTAAAAGGAAAATACAATTTTATTGCATTTTTTATATCTTTTATAATCGCAACTACAACTTTATTTATTCCAACAGCTGTTTTGATATATTGGTTTATTTTAGATATTCATACTCTTGATTTTACAACTTTTCATTATTTATCAAATACACTAACTTTAAACTTAATATCATCTATTTGTATAATTTTATTATCTTTTTTTGTAGTATATATGCTTAGATTTTATCCTTCAAAAATTGGAGTTTTTACTCATAAATTATCAATTTTAGGATATTCAATTCCTGGTGCTATTGTTGGTATTGGATTATTAGTAATAAGTAATTTTGTCGATAAAACACTAAACCATGTTGTTTTAGGTGGAACTTTTATACTTTTAGTATTTGCTTATACAACAAGGTATTTCGCTTCAAGTATTGGTTCTGTTGAAAATGGTTTTAGTAAAATTGATAGTAGTATTGATGATACAAGTAAAATTTTTGGGAAAAGTGAATTTAGCAATATTTTAAAAGTATATTTACCTTTGATGAAACCTTATTTATTAAGTGGTTTTTTAATTCTTTATATAGATATTGCAAAAGAATTACCCGCTACATTGATATTAAGACCTTTTAATTTTGATACTTTAGCTATTAGAATTAGTGAACTTGCAAGTAATGAAATGCTTTATAAAACAGGATTTCCATCTCTTGTTCTTGTACTTACAACAGCTGTTGCTGTTTTATTATTAAACTCTAAATTTGTGAGAAGAAAAAAATGA
- a CDS encoding TonB-dependent siderophore receptor, whose translation MKNDFSKKNLSIKLCVILLSSSALFAQEEQNTTLLETITVSGTSNSNYQSDEKANLNRTKMSKEDMAKSIQTFNQNFIEDAQLQNIDDVITMSSNTIYTGSSHGRTNQISMRGFSGVPILLDGMKITNKIARPEIFAYESIEILKGPDSLQYGESSPGGLVNLVKKKPTKNSLAQVELEANDNPSYSPKIDLGGALNNDKSLYFRLTSLLKYDEGWTNSNTDTNKIFVAPSLAYDINDNNTITFVTEYTDQTEPSDFGTYVNNKGKLIAPIKNMISHPDEEFEKTQKIAGFDLDSVFDTWNSNLKYRYIDYKGVNGDVHMPQRYNQVTNIVTRAYAYQKQEFQEHALQETINKEFDLFGKKNNLSIGADYNKAYSKTTMFYVPTVPYNINLSHPIYEHLTSLSDHPNAMNMTTPKTNVESWGTFIQDNINLTDDLIFSAGVRYSESKPQNGQRTDATTPSFGLVYHLSSQTSFYTNYSESFTPNSAMDKNGKILDPETGKGYEFGVKQKLFDDKFDLTTAFFKIEKENIALADPNAPAVGGWSISSGKQESQGFEIDLSGDITSNLSVIASYGYVDTKNKDANNKDLRNIPNHTANLFTTYKLTALNLPDYYIGGGAKYIGNKYADDANNIQLDSALIYNATIGYKKGNWKANLSVQNLTDEEYVDGALASNAAGTRVYVGTPRTILATIGYKF comes from the coding sequence ATGAAAAATGATTTTTCTAAAAAAAATCTATCAATTAAACTTTGTGTTATTTTATTGTCAAGCTCGGCATTATTTGCACAAGAAGAACAAAATACAACATTACTTGAAACCATAACTGTAAGTGGAACTTCTAACTCTAATTATCAAAGTGATGAAAAAGCTAATCTAAATAGAACAAAAATGTCTAAAGAAGATATGGCAAAGTCTATTCAAACTTTTAATCAAAATTTTATAGAAGATGCTCAGCTTCAAAATATTGATGATGTTATAACTATGTCATCAAATACTATTTATACAGGAAGTAGTCATGGAAGAACAAATCAAATATCTATGAGAGGATTTTCAGGCGTTCCTATTTTATTGGATGGAATGAAAATTACAAATAAAATAGCCCGTCCTGAAATTTTTGCTTATGAATCGATAGAGATTCTAAAAGGTCCAGATTCTCTTCAATATGGAGAATCAAGTCCAGGTGGTTTAGTAAATTTGGTTAAGAAAAAACCAACAAAAAACTCTTTAGCTCAAGTTGAGCTTGAAGCAAATGATAATCCATCATATAGCCCTAAGATTGATTTAGGTGGAGCATTAAATAACGATAAATCTTTATATTTTAGATTGACTTCTCTTTTAAAGTATGATGAAGGTTGGACAAATAGTAATACAGATACAAATAAAATTTTTGTAGCTCCCAGTCTAGCTTATGATATAAATGATAATAATACTATTACTTTTGTGACTGAATATACAGATCAAACAGAACCTTCTGATTTTGGAACTTATGTAAATAATAAAGGTAAATTAATCGCTCCAATTAAAAATATGATTTCACATCCAGATGAAGAGTTTGAAAAAACACAAAAAATTGCTGGCTTTGATTTAGATAGTGTTTTTGACACTTGGAATTCAAACTTAAAATATAGATATATTGATTATAAAGGAGTTAATGGTGATGTTCATATGCCACAAAGATATAATCAAGTAACAAATATCGTAACAAGAGCATATGCATACCAAAAACAAGAGTTTCAAGAACATGCTTTACAAGAAACTATAAATAAAGAATTTGATTTATTTGGCAAAAAAAATAATTTAAGTATTGGGGCTGATTATAATAAGGCTTATTCAAAAACTACTATGTTTTATGTACCAACAGTGCCATATAATATAAACTTATCTCATCCAATATATGAACATCTTACAAGTTTAAGTGATCATCCAAATGCAATGAATATGACAACACCAAAAACAAATGTAGAGTCATGGGGAACATTTATTCAAGATAATATAAATTTAACTGATGATTTAATTTTTAGTGCAGGAGTAAGATATAGTGAATCAAAACCACAAAATGGACAAAGAACAGATGCAACTACTCCATCATTTGGTTTAGTTTATCACCTATCATCACAAACTTCATTTTATACAAATTATTCAGAATCTTTCACTCCAAATAGTGCAATGGATAAAAATGGAAAGATTTTAGATCCAGAGACAGGGAAAGGTTATGAATTTGGAGTTAAACAAAAACTATTTGATGATAAATTCGATTTAACAACAGCTTTCTTTAAAATAGAAAAAGAAAATATAGCTTTAGCTGATCCAAATGCTCCAGCTGTTGGAGGTTGGTCTATTTCAAGTGGAAAACAAGAAAGTCAAGGATTTGAAATAGATTTAAGTGGAGATATTACATCAAATTTATCAGTTATTGCTTCTTATGGATATGTAGATACAAAAAATAAAGATGCAAATAATAAAGATTTACGAAATATTCCAAATCATACAGCAAATCTATTTACAACTTATAAATTAACAGCTTTAAATTTACCTGATTATTATATAGGTGGAGGAGCTAAATATATAGGAAATAAATATGCTGATGATGCAAATAACATACAACTTGATTCAGCACTTATTTACAATGCAACAATTGGTTATAAAAAAGGAAATTGGAAAGCAAATTTAAGTGTACAAAACTTAACGGATGAAGAATATGTTGATGGTGCTCTAGCTAGCAATGCAGCAGGAACGAGAGTATATGTAGGAACTCCTAGAACTATTTTAGCAACTATTGGCTACAAGTTTTAA
- a CDS encoding helix-turn-helix domain-containing protein, producing the protein MSNNPKVDFHNWVELQKEILNPFERLIHIRTINKSLGKGTYFWYDMGNGIGVLIRNFIPNQDITLIEESGGVAGATFIFNLGEELNYSFEDKNFTLKNKDFFLELISDKFYAQNHLKKGKKYITLMIAIKEELFLKLGSPIKNIKDYMTKAYEKNRYHIYNGNIDLEQFEILNTLNSSCFDEDLLKNLYLESKGMNLLHYTIEKIAKNLNALSTNYDKNRVSNLERAKEIIMSEYSSNLSIKDIAYKSAINECYLKKDFKKYYGMTILEMLQKRRLEVAKELLKDDFSINEVATKVGYKHTGHFSKLFFNYFNISPNTYKKQIYSF; encoded by the coding sequence ATGAGTAATAATCCAAAAGTTGATTTTCACAATTGGGTAGAGTTGCAAAAAGAGATATTAAATCCATTTGAAAGATTAATTCATATAAGAACTATAAATAAAAGTTTAGGAAAAGGAACTTATTTTTGGTACGATATGGGAAATGGCATAGGTGTTTTAATTAGAAACTTTATACCAAATCAAGATATCACACTAATAGAAGAAAGCGGTGGAGTTGCTGGAGCTACTTTTATTTTTAATCTTGGAGAAGAACTAAATTACTCATTTGAGGATAAAAACTTCACCCTTAAAAATAAAGACTTTTTCTTAGAACTTATTTCTGATAAATTTTATGCCCAAAATCATCTGAAAAAAGGCAAAAAATATATAACTTTGATGATAGCAATAAAAGAAGAACTTTTTTTAAAACTTGGTTCTCCTATAAAAAATATAAAAGATTATATGACTAAAGCTTATGAAAAAAATCGGTATCACATTTATAATGGAAATATTGATTTAGAACAATTTGAAATTTTAAATACACTTAATAGCAGTTGTTTTGATGAAGATTTATTAAAGAATTTGTATTTAGAATCAAAAGGGATGAATTTACTTCACTACACAATTGAAAAAATAGCAAAAAACTTAAATGCTTTATCAACAAACTATGATAAAAATAGAGTTTCAAATTTGGAAAGAGCAAAAGAGATAATAATGAGTGAATATAGTTCAAATCTCTCTATAAAAGATATAGCTTATAAATCTGCTATAAATGAGTGTTATTTAAAAAAAGATTTTAAAAAATATTATGGAATGACTATATTAGAGATGCTTCAAAAAAGACGGCTAGAAGTTGCAAAAGAGTTACTAAAAGATGATTTTAGTATAAATGAAGTTGCTACGAAAGTTGGATATAAACACACTGGTCATTTTAGTAAACTTTTTTTCAACTATTTTAATATCTCACCTAATACTTATAAAAAACAAATTTACAGTTTTTAA
- a CDS encoding nitrite/sulfite reductase, giving the protein MEKELSALEQLKASRNPLRVIDDVYKEANEGIPLKDEYIGLLKWYGMYPHVNSDGTEDKKYFMKRIKLVDTKMNLEQLRVMSEIGQKYAQGLVDFTTRQNVQFHYIQIKDIPAIFDLLGSVNLTSRMASGDGPRPIMTCPVSGVDEGEIYDVRALVKEVDNYFDKNDDRFCNFPRKYKIGISGCKCHCASHEIQDVAFTAFKKENGEVAFDLTIGGGLSKSKQIATRASRYVKPEQVLDVAVACAEIFRDNGNRSNRNKARVRHLLNDWGIEKFVDEIEKVIGYKLEVGEKEPKVASFENRNHFGINKEKTKGYSYVGFATNSGRVAGSDFAKFYEICKKYNAGGIALTATQNFVVYDVKDEVVQDLANEFVALGYPYEPTPFRARLQSCTGKEFCKFGITETKEYAKKVVVELENKFPDFKEDVTISFSGCGNACSHPQISDIGFVGAMIRHEGQRVEGYEVLLGGNLEGTQKSRISRKIGVKVPASEVVNYIEKLINDYKADNLGQKRFKDYLAALEPVGAVSDDE; this is encoded by the coding sequence ATGGAAAAAGAATTATCAGCTTTAGAGCAACTAAAAGCTTCAAGAAATCCATTAAGAGTAATAGATGATGTATATAAAGAGGCAAATGAAGGAATACCATTAAAAGATGAGTATATTGGACTTTTAAAATGGTATGGAATGTATCCTCATGTAAATAGTGATGGAACAGAAGATAAAAAATATTTTATGAAAAGAATCAAATTAGTTGATACTAAAATGAATTTAGAGCAACTAAGAGTTATGAGTGAAATAGGGCAAAAATATGCTCAAGGACTTGTTGATTTTACAACAAGACAAAATGTACAATTTCACTATATTCAAATAAAAGATATTCCTGCGATATTTGATTTATTAGGTAGTGTTAATTTAACTTCAAGAATGGCATCAGGAGATGGACCAAGACCAATTATGACTTGTCCTGTTAGTGGAGTAGATGAAGGTGAAATTTATGATGTAAGAGCACTTGTAAAAGAAGTTGATAACTATTTTGATAAAAATGATGATAGATTCTGTAATTTCCCTAGAAAATATAAAATAGGTATAAGTGGCTGTAAATGTCACTGTGCATCTCATGAAATACAAGATGTTGCTTTTACTGCATTTAAAAAAGAAAATGGTGAAGTTGCTTTTGATTTAACTATTGGTGGAGGTTTATCAAAATCTAAGCAAATAGCAACAAGAGCTTCAAGATATGTAAAACCTGAGCAAGTTTTAGATGTAGCAGTTGCTTGTGCTGAGATTTTTAGAGATAATGGAAATAGAAGTAATAGAAATAAAGCAAGAGTTAGACACCTTTTAAATGATTGGGGAATTGAAAAATTTGTTGATGAAATAGAAAAAGTTATTGGTTATAAACTTGAAGTTGGAGAAAAAGAACCAAAAGTTGCATCTTTTGAAAATAGAAATCACTTTGGAATAAATAAAGAAAAAACAAAAGGTTACTCTTATGTTGGATTTGCAACAAATTCTGGAAGAGTTGCAGGAAGTGATTTTGCTAAATTTTATGAAATCTGTAAAAAATATAATGCAGGTGGAATAGCTTTAACAGCAACTCAAAATTTTGTAGTTTATGATGTAAAAGATGAGGTTGTTCAAGATTTAGCAAATGAGTTTGTAGCTTTAGGTTATCCTTATGAACCAACACCATTTAGAGCAAGATTACAATCATGTACTGGAAAAGAGTTCTGTAAATTTGGAATCACTGAAACTAAAGAGTATGCAAAAAAAGTTGTAGTTGAACTTGAAAATAAATTCCCTGATTTTAAAGAAGATGTGACTATTTCATTTTCTGGATGTGGAAATGCTTGTTCTCATCCACAAATTTCAGATATTGGATTTGTTGGAGCTATGATTAGACATGAAGGACAAAGAGTTGAAGGATATGAAGTTTTATTAGGTGGGAATTTAGAAGGTACACAAAAAAGTAGAATTTCAAGAAAAATTGGTGTAAAAGTTCCTGCTAGCGAAGTGGTGAATTATATAGAAAAATTGATAAATGATTATAAAGCTGATAATTTAGGACAAAAAAGATTCAAAGATTATTTAGCAGCATTAGAACCAGTTGGTGCAGTTAGCGATGATGAATAA